The genomic stretch CACTGTGTCTATCGAATGTCAAGCAGACTCCGTCATCTGACAGACGTAGCATTGGAGCATGGGAGAACGTCATTATGGACGCCAGCATTCCGAGTGGGTTGTGGCCGTACTTCCAGGAGTATGATCCGCGTCAACTCAACTACGAGCAGGATGCCGATCTGATCGTTCAACGTACGCTCGAACACGGCACCTGGGAGGAAATTCGCTGGCTGATGACCGTTTATGGCCGCACACGCATCCGTGAGTTCGTCCGCCTGCACGGCGAGCGTATGCTTTCGGCCGCGACGTTCACCTACTGGCGCAAACTGCTGGATCTGCGACGTTGGCGTCACCGACCTTTTGCCCAGGAGGCCAGACAAGTATGGCCCTTCTAGCGCCTTATTGGCAGGCGTTGACGCCAGAAACCCGACATGCCTTCAAGATAGCGGCCGGGCTGCCCTTCATCGAGCGATTCTACCTGGCCGGCGGCACCGGTTTGGCGCTCTACCTGGGCCATCGCTTTTCAGTTGATCTCGATTTTTTCACATCCGCTCCTGATGCGGTTGGACCTGATGAACGGGCGGTGCTGCGCGCGGCTTTTGACGATCCCACTCTCACCATCAGCTTTGATAAAGACATGACCTTTGTGGCGAACTGGCGCGGAGTTGGCGTTAGCTTCTTTCGCCTGGCACTCTACCCGCTGGCGCAGACGCCGTATTTGCTCGACGGTGTGCCAATTGCCACCATCGAAGAGATCGGCGCCATGAAACTCGCCGCTATTATGTCGCGCGGCACGCGTAAGGACTACATTGACCTCTATTTCATCTTGCAGCAAGTACCGCTTGAGCAGTTATTCGAAGTTGCATCAGTGAAGTACGCGCGAGTGCGCACCTTTGCCGTCAGTGCGATCCGCGCTTTGACCTACTTCACCGATGCGGAAACCACCCCGATGCCCCAGATGATCCAACGCGTGGCCTGGCCGACTATCAAACGCTTCTTGGAGCGCCAGGCGCTTGACGCTGGTCGCAGACGCCTGGAAGATCTTTGGGGC from Candidatus Amarolinea dominans encodes the following:
- a CDS encoding nucleotidyl transferase AbiEii/AbiGii toxin family protein translates to MALLAPYWQALTPETRHAFKIAAGLPFIERFYLAGGTGLALYLGHRFSVDLDFFTSAPDAVGPDERAVLRAAFDDPTLTISFDKDMTFVANWRGVGVSFFRLALYPLAQTPYLLDGVPIATIEEIGAMKLAAIMSRGTRKDYIDLYFILQQVPLEQLFEVASVKYARVRTFAVSAIRALTYFTDAETTPMPQMIQRVAWPTIKRFLERQALDAGRRRLEDLWGENQ